In Phragmites australis chromosome 16, lpPhrAust1.1, whole genome shotgun sequence, one DNA window encodes the following:
- the LOC133895826 gene encoding protein CHAPERONE-LIKE PROTEIN OF POR1, chloroplastic-like, whose protein sequence is MQTAAAFNRVAFTAGPLRRHPKPLQLCGAAGRGGPPLMRLRPPRCSASLSVGAGGYGGEHVPVFPRRQSWDPYKLLGVDHDASGEEIRSSRNFLLQQYAGYEESEEAIEDAYDKIIMKSYSHRKKSKINLKSKLKKQVEESPSWVKALLGYFEVPSLEIISRRFVFFGFIAGWSIATSAETGPAFQLALSLISCIYFLNDKMKNLVRASTTGLGVFVSGWIVGSLLVPVIPTFIIPPTWSIELLTSLTAYVFLFLGCTFLK, encoded by the exons aTGCAGACCGCCGCCGCCTTCAACCGGGTAGCCTTCACCGCTGGCCCGCTCCGGCGGCACCCGAAGCCCCTCCAACT ATGTGGGGCGGCCGGACGAGGAGGCCCGCCCCTGATGCGGCTGCGGCCCCCTCGGTGCTCCGCGAGCCTCTCCGTTGGCGCCGGCGGATACGGTGGTG AGCATGTTCCAGTGTTTCCAAGACGCCAATCATGGGATCCCTACAAGCTTCTTGGTGTTGATCATGATGCATCTGGAGAAGAGATCAGGAGTTCAAGGAATTTTCTTCTACAACAATACGCTGGGTATGAAGAAAGTGAAGAGGCTATTGAAGATGCTTATGATAAGATAATAATGAAGAGCTACTCACACCGTAAGAAATCCAAAATTAATCTTAAAAGCAAGCTAAAaaagcaagttgaagaatccCCATCATGGGTTAAGGCACTGCTTGGATACTTTGAGGTGCCATCACTGGAGATTATTTCAAGGAGAtttgttttttttggtttcattgCTGGGTGGAGCATTGCAACTTCTGCTGAGACTGGGCCTGCCTTCCAG CTTGCACTATCACTCATCTCATGCATATACTTTCTCAATGACAAGATGAAAAACCTTGTCAGGGCGTCCACCACAGG gcttggagtctttgtgagtGGCTGGATTGTAGGTTCTTTACTCGTCCCAGTGATCCCAACTTTCATCATCCCGCCTACTTGGTCCATCGAGCTCCTTACTTCGCTGACAGCttatgttttcttgttcttgggTTGCACTTTCCTCAAGTGA
- the LOC133896078 gene encoding thioredoxin-like protein YLS8 has translation MSYLLPHLHSGWAVDQAILAEEERLVIIRFGHDWDETCMQMDEVLASVAETIKNFAVIYLVDITEIPDFNTMYELYDPSTVMFFFRNKHIMIDLGTGNNNKINWALKDKQEFIDIVETVYRGARKGRGLVIAPKDYSTKYRY, from the exons ATGTCCTACCTGCTGCCGCATCTGCACTCGGGGTGGGCGGTGGACCAGGCCATCCTCGCCGAGGAGGAGCGCCTCGTCATCATCCGCTTTGGTCACGACTGGGACGAGACCTGCATGCAG ATGGATGAAGTGCTGGCATCAGTAGCTGAGACCATAAAGAACTTTGCAGTTATCTACCTTGTTGACATCACCGAGATTCCTGATTTCAACACCATGTATGAGCTTTACGATCCATCCACAGTGATGTTCTTTTTCCGGAACAAGCACATCATGATTGATCTTGGGACAGGAAACAATAACAAGATCAACTGGGCCTTGAAGGACAAGCAAGAGTTCATTGACATTGTGGAGACTGTGTACAGGGGTGCCCGGAAAGGCCGTGGTCTGGTGATTGCTCCAAAGGACTACTCCACCAAATATCGTTACTAA